From the Bacillus sp. SM2101 genome, one window contains:
- the tig gene encoding trigger factor, producing the protein MSAKWEKSEGNQGVLTVEVDAEKVNEGLDAAFNKVVKQVNVPGFRKGKMPRSLFEKRFGVESLYQDALDILLPEAYSAAVEETGIEPVDRPDVDIEQMEKGKTLIFTAKVTVKPEVKLGEYKGLEVEEIDATVTDEDVDNELKQLQERQAELTLKEEGSVENGDTVIMDFEGFVNGEAFEGGTAENYSLEIGSGTFIPGFEDQLAGLEAGAEKEVEVTFPEEYHSEELAGKPATFKVKVHEIKAKELPVLDDEFAKDVDDEVESLEELTTKTREKLQETKKREAEDSLRNSLIEKAAENAEVEIPEAMFKTETDRMVQEFEQRLQMQGMNLELYTQFSGQDEAALREQMKEEAEKRVKINLTLEAIAAAENFDVTDEEIEKELENMAGMYNMPIEEIKKMLGNLDSIKGDLKIRKSIDFLVENRKDVA; encoded by the coding sequence ATGTCTGCAAAATGGGAAAAATCAGAAGGGAACCAAGGTGTCCTAACTGTTGAAGTAGATGCAGAAAAAGTTAATGAAGGACTAGATGCTGCGTTTAATAAAGTTGTGAAACAGGTGAACGTTCCTGGTTTCCGTAAAGGTAAAATGCCAAGAAGTCTATTCGAAAAAAGGTTCGGCGTAGAGTCTTTATATCAAGATGCTTTAGATATTTTATTACCTGAGGCATACTCAGCAGCTGTAGAGGAAACTGGAATTGAACCAGTTGATCGCCCAGATGTTGATATTGAACAAATGGAAAAAGGTAAAACACTTATTTTCACAGCCAAGGTAACAGTGAAACCGGAAGTTAAATTAGGTGAATATAAAGGCTTAGAAGTTGAAGAAATTGATGCTACTGTAACTGATGAAGATGTTGATAATGAGCTTAAGCAACTTCAAGAACGCCAAGCAGAATTAACTTTAAAAGAAGAAGGTTCTGTTGAAAACGGTGATACAGTAATCATGGATTTCGAAGGTTTTGTTAATGGTGAAGCATTCGAAGGTGGAACAGCTGAAAATTATTCATTAGAAATCGGCTCAGGTACATTTATTCCTGGTTTTGAAGATCAGTTAGCTGGTTTAGAAGCAGGTGCTGAAAAAGAAGTTGAAGTAACTTTCCCTGAAGAATACCACTCTGAAGAATTAGCTGGCAAGCCAGCAACGTTTAAGGTGAAAGTTCATGAAATAAAAGCAAAAGAACTTCCTGTCTTAGATGATGAGTTTGCAAAAGATGTTGATGATGAAGTTGAATCTTTAGAAGAATTAACAACAAAAACGAGAGAAAAATTACAAGAAACTAAAAAGCGTGAAGCAGAGGATAGCCTTAGAAATTCATTAATAGAAAAAGCTGCTGAAAATGCTGAAGTAGAAATTCCAGAAGCCATGTTTAAAACTGAGACAGATAGAATGGTTCAAGAGTTTGAACAGCGTCTACAAATGCAAGGCATGAACCTTGAGCTATACACACAATTCTCTGGTCAGGATGAAGCGGCACTCAGAGAGCAGATGAAGGAAGAAGCTGAAAAACGCGTTAAAATTAACTTAACTTTAGAAGCAATTGCTGCAGCTGAGAATTTTGATGTTACAGACGAAGAAATTGAAAAAGAACTTGAAAATATGGCAGGTATGTACAACATGCCTATAGAAGAAATTAAGAAGATGTTAGGGAATTTAGATAGCATCAAAGGAGATTTAAAAATTCGTAAATCAATTGATTTTCTTGTAGAGAATCGTAAAGATGTTGCATAA